The window TGAAGAGGGCATTGACTCCATGTCGCTGATCCCGGATACAGCCGTCAAGACCCGCTTGGCTGTGCATGAGAAGGAGAAAGAGATGGGGATTGCTCCTGAGTAAGCTGAAGATCTTCAGCTAACTCTTTGAGGAGTTAAGAAAGGGCGAATCGCGTAAGCGGTTCGTCCTTTTGTGTTTGGAATGAAGTTGGAGGCAAAGAGAAGCAGGTTTTACAGGCGCTTTCCCAGTAAAGCAGAATCAGTCTTTGTCCTTCCTCTGAATATGTAAGATATTGCCCTGATCGGGAATCCGCGAAAAGATACGGTTAGCTATCTTAATCTTGCCAGAGAACAGCATCCTGGTCTGCCTCTCGTCTATGCCACACTTTTTGCCATGCTCCAGTGCTGCCTGCAGTGCCCGACAAAACTCCTCCCAGGCGGCCTGCTCTTTCTTCCTGGCCTGCTTTTCCCTCTCCTTGGCAAGGTCTCTTCTACGTTTTATCTTGAGAGTCTGATCAAGCATCCTCTGTAACTCTTCCAAAGGAACCGCCAGTTCCACAGAATCCGGGTCCTCGCTTGCTTTCTTGATAATATTCCTGACCAGCTCAATTACCTCATCTTCGTCCATGGGGAATTCGTCTTCCAGATCCATTGCAGCCTCTTTTTATCCTGCTGTTCGTTCCAGACAACACGCGATCAATCTTTGTCCTTCTTCTGCACCTGTACTGTATTGTCCTGGCCAGCAAGCTGCGAAAAAACACGATCAGCCATCCCTGCCCTGCCTGATGCCACCAAAGGAGTATCGTTGTCGCGTATACCATGCTTCCTGTTGTACTCCCGCATACTTTGCTGCGCCGAACACAGTTCCGCCCAGGCAGCCTCGGCTTTTTCTCTGGCCTGCCTCTCTACTTCCCAGGCAGCAGCTTCAGCCTCTCTTGACTTGATAACCTGATCAAGCATCTTCTGCAATTTTGACATGGGGATCGGCGGATGAGGGAAATCCGGGTTATCGGTCATTCCCTTGATGATGTTCTTGGCTAACTCAATTATCTCATCTTCGTCGGTGGGGAATTCGTGTTTCAGGGTCATTGTGGTACCTCCTTGCATTGAAGTGATATACTGTATGCTTTTGGTCTGTATGATTCCCTTCAGAATGCATGATAACGAGAGAGGATCTTTTTTGCAACTACGGGAGGATGGAAAATGGTGATTTTAAAAAAGCCCTGAATCCGGGGGGACTCAGGGCTGAACAACGATTGCCGTTATTAGGGTCTGATATTCCTTGCAGCCGCTTACCCGGCATATTACCATAATAATCAGAAAGCAGAATAAAGTTATCAGAATTCAGCACACGATTTATAAGGAAGGAGGCAGGATATGCAGACAAAGAGCATCCCGGCTATTGAGGAATTTATCAGAGCATTGGAACCGGTTATCCGCCGTGTTGTCCGGGAGGAATTGAGCGCAATCGTTGAACAGCGACCGGAGGTCTTTCAGCTTGATGCTGACAGTCCTCTCTATACTGATCTGGCTGAACTCAAGAAGAGAAAAGATTGCGGAAAACTTGAGTTTGTTTCACACGAAGAGGTCTGGGAGTGAGCAGCTACCTATTATCAGCGGAACTTAACAGAACGTTTTCCTCGCTCGTTCCGCTACTTCCCGCTGAAACACTTCTCTCCTCAGTAACTGCAACAACCGTAGAACCAGGAGTTACTGAACCGGAATCCACCGCGCTGACAGCAGAAGAAGAGCTACCGGCAACTTCCTCCACCACCCCGTTATCAGAAGAAGTGGCTGCACTCGCCCGGCTAACCCTACGCACCACAACCCGTTGTGCATCCGCTACAACCTCGGCAGGCTCTTCACTGTTTGCAACATCAAACCCAGAATCAGCCGCGACCTCATCAACCGCCGCAATCAAAGCCTGAACGGCCTCAGGATCAGCAGAACTCTCCTGATAATCCGCATACAGATCAATATCATCAGGCACGGCATAGCGGGTACGCACATCGGCTTCAGCCTCAGCCAGACTACTGCCCTGATACACCCTGCTCTGCACTGCGGTGGAAACCTGAGAGACAAACTCATGCTTTCCTGCCGGTGCTGTCAGGTGGATTACAGTATCCTTTTTCTTATTGTCTGGCTCAACCACCAAGGGGAATTGGCCTAAACTCTCTGCCGGAATACTCACCGAATAAGTACCATCGACATTGGTGCGTGCCGAAGGCTCATCAGGGTCACATTTGCCGTTGCCGGAGCTGTCCACACAGACGGTCATGCCTGCTGGCAGGTTGCGGTCAACTTGGCCCGTGAGTTCAACCTTGGTGTTGTCTTCGGAACAGGCTGTGATAAAAAACAGCACCAGCACAAAAATTAGGGATTGGGAAAGACAACTGGAAATAATACGGGAACGCTTGGAGAAAAAATCTTGACGTAATTCATTTTCTGCGGACATAACATCCCTCCTGGTGCAGAAATAAAAGTAGGTAACCCGGCCATCTCCCCACTGGAGATCCGTGGTTTTCCGAGACCGCCTCACGACGGTTGTGGCTTTATGCAACATTCCGGTTCTAACCAGAAAGCAGGGCACTGATATATCTGTGCCCTTTGTTATGGAACCCTCAGTTAACTGCTGTAGTTTGCTTCTTCAATCTTTTGTCGAGTTTCGCCCCCGCTGAAGCAGCAGTCTTTATACAGGGGAACTAAACTACCCTCGTCAATAAGACGAGGGGTTTAAGAGGGGTCGATTTGAAATCGACTGTTGTCATCAAGAGGCTCGCCTTCCTGTTCCTCTATATATTTTTGAATCATTTCATCAGTGAAATTTCCAGAGCTTACAGCGAGATATCCTCTGGATCAAATTTTGCTGATATTTTGAGTCGGCCGGTATGATACAAACATATGGGCATGATCAGATGCAACTTTTCCGCTGATAATATCGAATTCATGCTCCATCGCTATCCGACGCAAAATATCGCGCGTACGCACGGCGACCTCACCGGTCAAAACTTTCTTCCGGTATTTCGGTATCCAGACAAGATGTGCTTTTAAATCCGTTTTGGTATGAGCTCCAATCCTGTAACGTCGCATAGCGACAACTGTAAACTTTTCTTCGCCTGAAGGCGAGGGATTTCAACCATCCCCGAAAGGGACATATAAAGCACTAGCGGGTGAGCACCGAAAGTTATCTGGTCATCATAATAGACCGCATTAAGAAGATTGTCGCAACGCTATGGGTAACTTTCTGTACGAGTGCCAACCCGGACTTGAAGCATGCCTGAATTTCACAGTGCAAAAAAGATAACACATCGTGGTGCAAACGTTCCGTTCTTTGCGAAGTACGGCCCTTCAAGCAGTGTATTTTTCTTGATATCCTATCACTGTAACCTTTCAATTATTTTCCAGCACATGGAAGGGAAGGCAAAGGCTGGAGCCTGTTTTTTCTGAGAATTGACTGCTGTGTCCAGACGAATCAACACGATTCATGACGGTAACAAAACAAGCAATCTCCCAGGAAAAACCTCAACACAGGAGGAAAACACTATGATGAAAAAAATAATTATCAGTGCAATCGCTGCACTTTCACTGGCCACAGCAAGTCCGCTGCTGGCGGAACCTACATCTCCGCAGGAAGGCCGAGAGGTCGGTAATGGAGTGATAGCTGTTGGTAATGGGGGGTGATACCCGACGAAGCTGGCACGGAGAAAGCAGGTGGCTGGGTGAGCAGTGGACTGGTCTTGAAAAACCCGTTTGACACTGAGCCACTTGCAGGTGTCACTTCATTCAACGAAGGACCAGCTGACGATGCACCCTAAATATCATACATTTTCTGCCCCGACCTTGAAAGACCGGGCTATTTTCGGCAGTTCCTCCGGGACGCTGTTTTAACGGTGGGCAGAGGACGTATATTGATCAGGAGGAAATGAATATGTTGAAGAAAGTAATAATGACCAGTGCGGTCTTGACGATATCCTTGGCTCTGGCTACTCCTCTCCTTGCTGGTAGCGGTGGAACAATTGTTGAAGCTGGCGCCCCCCTCCCCATAGATGGCGGTGGTGGTGGTACAAGTGGCGGGGATGTTGGCAATGGCATAATCGTTGGCGTGAGGAGTGGAGATATAATCAAAGAGGATTATGTACAGCGAAACGGCAATGGAATCAGCGGAGGGAATCCATCTGTCTTGCAAGGCTTTATGAATGTTGGCAATGGCATCAGCGGAGGCACGCCTGTTCTCGCGGGAGCCATTACGGTTATTTCTGGTGGTGGTCAATAGCCTTTTCCTTGAATCTCAGCCTCATTTAACGGAGGAAATAATATGTTGAAGAAAATACTCATTCTAAGCGCAACACTGGCCTTCTCTCTCGCTCTATCTAGTCCTCTAATGGCTGGGACTACTGTTATAGGTAGTGGCCTGATCGAGGAGGAATCAAGTGGAGATGTTGGTAATGGGCTGAAAGCTCAATCAGTTATTCACGCTGGCAATTCCCTGACCAGTGATCGGAGTGATGGTGAGAGAGGGGATGTTGGCAATGGCATCAGCGGAGGCACGCCTGTTCTCTCGGGAGCCATTACGGTTATTTCTGGTGGTGGTCAATAGCCTTTTCCTTGAATCTCAGCCTCATTTAACGGAGGTAATGATATGTTATTAAAGAAAATACTCATTCTGAATGCGGCATTTGCCTTATCTCTTGCTCTATCCACCCCTCTGTTGGCTGGCCCCACTCATGTGGGGAACGGTCTTGTTGAGGAGGAAAGTGATAGTGGAGGAAAAGACATTGGTAATGGGATAACTATTGATATGAAAAACAGAATTGCTAGCAGCGGTTCAGCTATACACGTTCGTAACGGCTAATTTAGTGGAGGAAATGATATGTTAAAGAAAATACTCATTCTAAGCGCGACACTGGCATTCTCTCTTGCTCTATCCAGTCCCCTGATGGCTGAGTCTACTTATGTGGGTAACGGTCTTGTTGAGGCAGGAAGTGATAGTGGGGAAACGGCTCGCGGAGAAATGGATCTTGGCGGCTGGACTGATGTTGGTAGTGGGATAACGGTTAGTAACGACTCCATCGTTGGTGTAAGAAGCAGCGACGCTGATCCTGAATAAACCTCATAAAATCTCGCACCCAAGCTCCTGCTCGGGTGCCGCACAGCGAAGAAGCTCTGCTTCATTTTACGGAGAAAATAATATGTTGAAAAAAATAATCATTCTGAGCGCGACGCTTGTGCTCTCTCTTGCTCTAGCCAGCCCCCTGATGGCTGGGACTACTTTTATAGGTAACGGCCTTGTTGAGGTGGGATCAAGTACTGATGTTGGCAATCCTCTGACCAGTGATCGGAGTGATGGTGAGAGCGGGAATGTTGGCAATGGCATCAGCGGAGGCACGCCTGTTCTCTCGGGAGCCATTACGGTTATTTCTGGTGGTGGTCAATAGCCTTTTCCTTGAATCTCAGCCTCATTTAACGGAGGTAAGATATGTTAAAGAAAATACTCATTCTGAATGCGGCGCTTGCCTTATCTCTTGCTCTATCCAACTCCCTGTTGGCTGGTGGGTTTACTGATATAGGTAACGGCCTCGTCGAAAAGAAAAGTGATAGTGGGGGAACGACTCGCGGAGAAATGGATCTTGGCGGCTGGATATATGTTGGTAATGGCCTGACTCTTGATATGGAGAACGGAATTGCTATCAGCGGTGGCATAGTACATGTTGGCAATGGTATGAGTGGTGGTGAAAATACTCGACAGGATAACTGGTCAGGAGTCCGTCAAGGGAACCCCCTATAGAAACCGGCGAAGACAACACTCAGCCGCCCGATAGGGACAACAAACTGAATGGAATCATGTCTTCTGTAGGTAGATAACCTTCATATCTTTTCGTTAAAGAACGTGAAGACAACCTGTGGTAACTGTGATATTTACAACCGGGCGTGTACTTTTTTCATTGCCCGGTTTTTTATTATCCTGAAGCCCCGCCAACTCATCAGCGATCATTTTGAGGGGAAATATATGAAGACAGTCTTTTTGCTTATCGTTACGGTATGTTTCCTGACTTTTCTGGCAGGCTGTGCAGTGGTCACCTCAGAAAACCTCATCGGTGACACAGCGGTTCAGCTCTCCCCTGAGGCATGGAATGGGACATGGAAAAACGAGGAAACCGCACTGCAATTCAAGGTTATTGATCCTGAAAACGGCCTGCTGAAAATCGCCTGGTTCGAAGAGAAAGACAACGAATTACAACCGGAGTCTCTCACGGTGCAAATCAGAAAGGGCGAGCAATGGGAATACCTTAACCTCCTTGAAGGTTCGCTTTATAACGACCTTGCACTTGAAAAGTATTGTTGGGGACGAATCGAAAAGGAGGAAAAGCGTCTTTTGTTTTGGCTACCCAACCCTGAACGATTCGAACTTGCTGTTCAATCCGATATGCTGCAAGGAAAGGTCATTAAAACAAAAAAAGAAAACTCTCCGAGCACGCATGTACGACTGAATGCATCATCCCAGAAGCTTATACAGCAGGTAGAGTCCAACGGCGGTGATTATTTTCTCTGGGATAAACCACTAACCTTTATTAAAATTGACTGAGATATAGGATGTTATTCAAAGATATAGTTACTCATCGTCAGAGCATAAGAGGATATAGAGACAAACCAGTTGAAAGGGAAAAAATTGAGCTATGCCTTGAAGCCGCTCGATTGGCTCCTTCAGCTTGCAACTCGCAGCCTTGGTATTTCATGATTGTTGATCAACCGGAACTCAGAAAACAGGTTGCTGAACATATTATCAAAGGTGTTGTTCCCATAAACCGGTGGGCAAATCAAGCGCCAGTCCTGGTCATAATCCTCACAGAAAAACCAAAATTGGTTACACAGGTAGGTGGTTTTCTTAAAAGGAAAGAATATAACTTAATAGACTTAGGAATAACCGCTGAACATTTTTGCCTCCAAGCCACGGAACTTGGACTTGGTACATGTATGCTCGGATGGTTCAATGAAAAAGGCATTAAGAAGGCTCTTAATATCCCGACAAAAAAACGCATCGGATTAGTCATTACAGTTGGATATCATGACGAGAACAAAGACAGGAAGAAAATCAGAAAAAGTATGGATGAAATCAGAGAATATCTTTGAGATAGAGGCAAGTTGCCCCCATAAGCGAAACAGTGGAGCACAGTGTAAGTAAGGACTTGAAGGTCAAAAACAAAAAAAGGGACTTAGCATAAAATACGCTAAATCCCTATATATATATTGGTGGGCCGTGAAGGATTCGAACCTTCGACCAATTGATTAAGAGTCAATCCAGGACACCTTTCACACATTTTCACACAACCTCACTTCTGTCTTTTTTAGCATTGACTTTCAACAAGTTGACTGGTAACCTACTCTCACTATGAATCACCTGCCCCCACTTATCATACTGGAAAAAGTGGGGGCAGAGTGGGGGCTGGAATTCCGGGAGTTGAAACAATGTCACAATACCAGAGTACGAAATTTCCAGGGGTACGAACAAGAGAACACGCCACCCGAAAGCACGGGATCAGGCCCGACCGCTATTTTTTAATACGCTACCAGACACAAGGCAAGCGAAAAGAAGAAGGTCTTGGCTGGGAAAGCGAGGGCTGGTCAGCGGAAAAGGCTGCATTGAAACTGGCAGAACTAAAACAGGCAGCTAAAACCGGAGAAGGCGCAAAACGTCTATCTGAGAAGAGAGAAGCACAAAAAAAAGCTGAAAAAGAAGCCCTCAAGAAAAAGCAGGATGAGCAACGCAAGGCGGTTACCT is drawn from Candidatus Electrothrix aestuarii and contains these coding sequences:
- the tnpA gene encoding IS200/IS605 family transposase — protein: MRRYRIGAHTKTDLKAHLVWIPKYRKKVLTGEVAVRTRDILRRIAMEHEFDIISGKVASDHAHMFVSYRPTQNISKI
- a CDS encoding nitroreductase family protein, translated to MLFKDIVTHRQSIRGYRDKPVEREKIELCLEAARLAPSACNSQPWYFMIVDQPELRKQVAEHIIKGVVPINRWANQAPVLVIILTEKPKLVTQVGGFLKRKEYNLIDLGITAEHFCLQATELGLGTCMLGWFNEKGIKKALNIPTKKRIGLVITVGYHDENKDRKKIRKSMDEIREYL